A section of the Pseudovibrio sp. M1P-2-3 genome encodes:
- the guaB gene encoding IMP dehydrogenase yields the protein MPSFFEPSFGKEALTFDDVLLLPGHSEVMPAQVDLRSRVTRSITLNLPILSAAMDTVTEARLAIAMAQAGGLGIIHKNLDHERQAEEVRQVKKFESGMVVNPLVIGPDATLEDALNLMEANRISGVPVVENGGRGGTKVGRLVGILTNRDVRFASNPNQLVCELMTRENLITVRENVSQVEAKRLLHQHRIEKLLVVDASGNCIGLITVKDMEKSQLNPNASKDDHGSLLAGAATSVGDEGVKRAEALIDAGVDVLVVDTAHGHSQGVIDTVARIKKDHGDLQVVAGNVATREAVKALIDAGADAIKVGIGPGSICTTRIVAGVGVPQLTAIMECADEAAKNDTPIIADGGIKFSGDMAKAFAGGASVAMIGSLLAGTEESPGEVYLHQGRSYKAYRGMGSVGAMARGSADRYFQAEVSDKLKLVPEGIEGQVPYKGPISSVLHQLAGGLRASMGYVGAPTITEYQERARFVRISSASLRESHAHDVTITRESPNYPGAV from the coding sequence ATGCCGTCTTTCTTCGAGCCTAGCTTCGGTAAAGAAGCACTGACCTTTGATGATGTTCTGTTGTTGCCCGGACATTCGGAAGTCATGCCCGCTCAGGTAGACTTGCGATCCCGTGTTACACGTAGCATCACCCTTAACTTACCTATCCTTTCCGCTGCAATGGATACAGTGACAGAAGCCCGTCTGGCGATTGCCATGGCGCAGGCAGGTGGTTTGGGAATTATTCATAAGAACCTTGACCACGAACGGCAGGCCGAAGAAGTTCGTCAGGTCAAGAAATTTGAAAGCGGTATGGTTGTGAACCCGCTTGTGATCGGCCCTGATGCTACCTTGGAAGACGCTTTAAACCTCATGGAAGCCAACCGGATCTCAGGTGTTCCTGTGGTAGAAAATGGCGGCAGGGGCGGCACTAAAGTGGGACGTCTGGTAGGCATTTTGACAAACCGCGATGTACGCTTTGCTTCCAATCCAAACCAGTTGGTTTGCGAACTGATGACACGTGAGAACCTGATCACAGTGCGGGAGAACGTTTCTCAGGTAGAAGCGAAACGCTTGCTGCATCAACACCGTATCGAAAAACTGCTAGTTGTCGACGCGTCTGGAAACTGTATTGGCCTGATTACAGTTAAGGATATGGAAAAATCCCAGTTGAATCCGAATGCGTCGAAAGATGATCACGGAAGCCTGTTGGCCGGTGCGGCAACCAGTGTTGGCGATGAGGGAGTTAAGCGCGCTGAAGCCCTTATTGATGCTGGTGTGGATGTTTTGGTGGTTGATACGGCTCACGGACACTCGCAGGGTGTGATTGATACAGTAGCCCGTATTAAAAAAGACCACGGTGATCTGCAGGTTGTTGCAGGCAATGTTGCCACACGCGAGGCGGTAAAAGCGCTTATTGATGCAGGAGCTGATGCAATTAAGGTTGGTATTGGTCCTGGCTCCATTTGTACAACCCGAATTGTTGCCGGTGTTGGTGTTCCTCAGCTGACTGCCATCATGGAATGTGCTGATGAGGCTGCTAAGAACGACACGCCGATTATTGCCGATGGCGGCATTAAATTCTCAGGTGATATGGCCAAAGCATTTGCTGGTGGCGCATCTGTTGCAATGATTGGCTCACTGTTGGCAGGTACGGAAGAAAGCCCCGGTGAAGTTTATTTGCATCAGGGGCGTTCCTATAAGGCTTATCGTGGAATGGGATCCGTTGGCGCGATGGCACGTGGATCTGCCGACAGGTACTTCCAAGCGGAAGTAAGTGACAAGCTGAAACTTGTTCCGGAAGGTATCGAAGGACAGGTTCCTTACAAAGGGCCGATTTCCAGCGTGCTGCATCAGCTGGCTGGCGGCCTGCGAGCCTCCATGGGATATGTGGGCGCTCCAACTATCACCGAGTACCAGGAACGTGCCCGCTTCGTCCGCATCTCCTCAGCCTCCCTAAGGGAGAGCCATGCACATGACGTAACCATTACCCGTGAGTCGCCAAATTACCCTGGCGCTGTTTGA